One part of the Humulus lupulus chromosome 9, drHumLupu1.1, whole genome shotgun sequence genome encodes these proteins:
- the LOC133800288 gene encoding uncharacterized protein LOC133800288: MAWQRKVVQKLVQPDARQELPSSIENPSVLPPSGLDCENDVVETVPSETPVKSGKEAFDPSQVNQSTPEVRSYSWAEEVETQSFQEAVKETWSRFKESLPLQVGTKLQFKEPLQKDGQKIAQLDIVEIAVEASFWKYALICVVIGANPPLPVFEGFINRIWGKLGIERVARMISGFTMVKFRDETTRDLVLESGVAHFDKKPVILRPWTTDIDSLKSIKSILVWIRLPDLSLQYWGTNCLSALVSTIGKPIMIDKITKDRSMIKFAQILVDMEISESLPKYISYINERGQVVDQLIDYEWLPTKCSQCKKLGHTDFSCKFVEGVVWIKKEVMTTPVDGGSDHKESDSLLNPVQATSAQTQSKEAAESHPVKLPKDQGWAYLKKPGTQKSKNSATAQNTSNTFSVLQEQKQFLTDPSLLLNLNGKFQHIELECQSFCLTVVYGSNQLEARRVLWSELSALAFPVKPWLIVGDVNAVFGSADRMGGKAISLKELEDARQWLDLDIVEEMKIMGSFYTCAIANWEVVSNHCAIVLKHIPVQNKGMHPFRFYNMWTSHPKFKTTILNSWNKPLKSEGCSLEQISKKLHRLKFKLKRFNWKVVGDIVKNYEESKNTYQQAKISLFSDLTNQALSVAERSSYLEFKKQEAAYASFLYQKSKIDWIRFGDENSAMFYASMKKRKANNRIVSFVSENGRVEADYPKVINHFIHHFQSFLGCSSAASGHIESSVVNLGPLLSLDDQTDLIKPFFSQDVKTTMFSIKAVKSPGPDGFGAGFFKSLWSVIGKEVSIAVLEFFDTDYIPKSLNNTILTLIPKVSHPKNATEYRSIACCNTLYKCISKILCNRLTSILPKLVNQNQGAFVKNRSLAHNVLILQDLLKGYNRKRISPRCLMKIDISKAYDSIDWDFLENLLNAYKFPGRFIRWIMICLRGSSYCILMNGQLQGSFKGGKGLRQGDPISPLLFVLVMEYLTRAFHGAAKDKKFRFHPLCKSLNITNLCFADDLLLVCKAHASSIQIIQ; the protein is encoded by the exons ATGGCGTGGCAACGTAAGGTGGTGCAGAAGCTTGTACAGCCAGATGCTCGGCAGGAGCTCCCTTCATCCATTGAAAATCCTTCTGTCTTGCCTCCGTCCGGATTGGATTGCGAGAATGATGTTGTTGAGACTGTGCCCTCAGAGACCCCTGTGAAATCTGGTAAGGAGGCGTTTGATCCTTCTCAGGTAAACCAGTCTACTCCTGAAGTAAGATCCTATTCATGGGCGGAGGAGGTAGAGACCCAGTCTTTTCAAGAAGCTGTGAAGGAAACCTGGTCCCGATTTAAGGAATCTCTGCCTCTACAGGTGGGTACAAAATTGCAATTCAAGGAACCTCTTCAGAAGGATGGTCAAAAAATTGCACAGCTAGACATTGTGGAAATTGCAGTAGAAGCTTCATTCTGGAAATATGCATTGATTTGTGTGGTCATTGGAGCCAACccgcccttacctgtttttgaagGTTTTATCAATCGAATCTGGGGAAAACTTGGGATTGAACGAGTGGCAAGAATGATTTCAGGTTTTACTATGGTCAAATTTAGAGATGAGACTACTCGTGACTTGGTTCTAGAATCAGGGGTAGCTCATTTTGACAAGAAGCCAGTTATCTTACGGCCATGGACAACTGATATCGACTCTTTGAAATCGATTAAATCAATACTAGTTTGGATCAGACTTCCCGATCTAAGTTTACAGTATTGGGGAACCAATTGTTTGAGTGCATTGGTTAGCACAATTGGGAAACCAATAATGATAGATAAGATTACCAAAGACAGGTCGATGATAAAGTTTGCTCAGATTCTAGTAGACATGGAGATATCAGAATCACTACCTAAATACATTAGCTATATCAATGAGAGAGGTCAAGTAGTGGACCAATTGATTGACTATGAGTGGTTGCCTACGAAGTGTTCTCAGTGTAAAAAGCTAGGGCATACAGATTTTTCTTGCAAATTTGTGGAAGGAGTGGTTTGGATAAAGAAGGAGGTCATGACAACTCCTGTTGATGGAGGTTCTGATCATAAAGAATCTGATAGTCTTCTGAATCCGGTCCAGGCAACTTCAGCTCAGACTCAATCAAAGGAGGCAGCAGAATCCCACCCTGTGAAACTTCCAAAGGATCAAGGATGGGCTTACCTGAAAAAACCAGGAACTCAGAAATCGAAAAACTCAGCAACTGCCCAGAATACAAGTAATACTTTCAGTGTTCTCCAAGAACAGAAGCAGTTTCTCACTGACCCTTCCTTGTTATTGAacttaaatggaaaatttcaacatattgagctggaat GCCAGTCTTTTTGTCTCACAGTAGTTTATGGCTCTAACCAACTGGAGGCTAGGAGAGTTCTTTGGTCTGAATTATCTGCTCTAGCCTTCCCTGTTAAGCCATGGTTAATAGTTGGAGATGTTAACGCTGTCTTTGGCTCAGCAGACCGAATGGGTGGTAAGGCCATATCTCTTAAAGAGCTAGAGGATGCTAGACAATGGCTTGATCTCGATATAGTGGAAGAAATGAAGATTATGGGTTCTTTTTATACTTG TGCCATAGCGAATTGGGAGGTAGTTTCAAATCATTGTGCAATAGTTTTGAAGCATATTCCAGTCCAGAATAAGGGAATGCATCCATTTCGGTTCTACAATATGTGGACTAGCCATCCTAAATTCAAGACAACTATTTTGAATAGCTGGAATAAACCTTTAAAATCTGAGGGTTGCAGTCTAGAGCAGATTTCCAAGAAATTGCATCGGCTTAAGTTTAAGTTGAAGAGATTTAATTGGAAGGTTGTTGGAGACATTGTCAAAAATTATGAGGAAAGCAAGAATACTTACCAGCAAGCTAAAATTAGTCTTTTTTCTGATCTGACTAATCAGGCCTTGAGTGTAGCTGAGAGATCCTCTTATCTAGAGTTTAAGAAACAAGAGGCAGCTTATGCTAGTTTTCTGTACCAGAAGAGTAAGATAGATTGGATCCGCTTTGGTGATGAAAACTCAGCCATGTTCTATGCTAGTATGAAGAAAAGGAAAGCCAATAACAGAATTGTTTCTTTTGTTTCAGAAAATGGCAGAGTAGAAGCGGATTACCCAAAGGTGATTAATCATTTTATTCATCACTTTCAGTCTTTCTTGGGTTGTTCTAGTGCAGCTTCTGGACATATTGAATCTTCAGTCGTGAACTTAGGTCCGCTTCTGAGTCTAGATGACCAAACTGATCTGATTAAGCCTTTCTTTTCTCAAGATGTCAAAACAACCATGTTCAGTATTAAGGCTGTTAAAAGTCCTGGTCCAGATGGTTTTGGAGCTGGTTTTTTCAAAAGTTTATGGTCTGTCATAGGGAAAGAGGTGTCCATTGCAGTGCTTGAATTCTTTGACACAGATTATATCCCGAAGTCTTTGAATAATACCATTTTAACTCTTATTCCTAAAGTTAGTCATCCAAAAAATGCAACAGAGTATAGATCAATTGCTTGCTGTAATACTCTGTACAAATGCATCTCTAAAATACTTTGTAACAGATTGACATCTATTCTTCCTAAGTTGGTCAATCAAAATCAAGGGGCTTTCGTTAAGAATAGATCTCTTGCCCATAATGTCCTTATTCTTCAAGATCTTCTTAAGGGTTATAATCGCAAACGAATTTCTCCTCGTTGCTTAATGAAGATAGATATCAGCAAAGCCTATGATTCCATTGATTGGGATTTTTTAGAGAACCTGCTGAATGCATACAAGTTTCCTGGCAGATTTATTAGGTGGATTATGATATGTCTAAGAGGCTCCTCGTATTGCATTCTCATGAATGGTCAGCTCCAAGGTAGCTTTAAGGGTGGTAAAGGGCTTCGTCAAGGTGACCCCATCTCTCCCCTTCTCTTTGTTCTAGTCATGGAATATCTTACACGAGCATTTCATGGGGCTGCTAAGGACAAGAAATTCAGGTTCCATCCGTTATGTAAATCATTGAATATTACTAATCTTTGCTTTGCGGACGATTTACTTCTTGTTTGTAAAGCTCATGCTAGTTCTATTCAGATTATTCAATAG